A single genomic interval of Streptomyces sp. 1222.5 harbors:
- a CDS encoding bifunctional 2-polyprenyl-6-hydroxyphenol methylase/3-demethylubiquinol 3-O-methyltransferase UbiG, whose translation MTVEMREGYEGTGPGAITPDGCAVELYARLPVGEEPDIVAAAIPAGAHILELGSGVGRVTHALLDRGFTVTAVDESADMLARIRGARTICGPIENLDLGDERYDVVMLASFLVHTGDEEVRRGLLRTCARHVAHGGCVLIQREGGDYHTNIPRERVDPSGFTVRIASAEPVGDGVHSVRAEYVFPDAVWTQTFLSRPLTKEQFESALAEAGLEVATYLTPDGMWVRAVPTV comes from the coding sequence ATGACAGTCGAAATGCGTGAGGGATACGAGGGCACGGGCCCCGGTGCGATCACTCCCGACGGCTGCGCGGTCGAGCTGTACGCGCGGCTGCCGGTGGGCGAGGAACCGGACATCGTCGCCGCCGCGATACCGGCAGGGGCTCACATTCTCGAACTGGGCAGCGGAGTGGGCCGGGTGACCCACGCCCTGCTGGACCGGGGCTTCACGGTCACCGCGGTGGACGAGTCCGCGGACATGCTCGCCCGGATCCGCGGAGCGCGCACCATATGCGGCCCCATAGAAAACCTCGACCTGGGCGATGAGCGCTACGACGTGGTGATGCTCGCGTCGTTCCTCGTGCACACCGGTGACGAGGAGGTCCGCAGAGGCCTCCTGCGCACGTGCGCCCGGCACGTGGCACACGGCGGCTGCGTGCTCATCCAGCGGGAGGGCGGGGACTACCACACGAACATCCCCCGGGAACGGGTCGACCCGAGCGGCTTCACCGTGCGCATCGCCTCGGCGGAGCCCGTCGGGGACGGGGTGCACTCGGTCCGCGCCGAGTACGTGTTCCCCGACGCCGTCTGGACGCAGACGTTCCTCTCCCGGCCCCTGACCAAGGAGCAGTTCGAATCCGCCCTGGCGGAGGCGGGACTGGAGGTGGCCACCTATCTGACACCCGACGGCATGTGGGTGAGGGCGGTGCCGACGGTCTAG
- a CDS encoding RNA-binding S4 domain-containing protein, with product MASEDADENVNGGSGTPDGTSPAQGVQRSDADTDASADQPLDPKTAAAVAAAEAAGAANGETVRIDSWIWAVRLIKTRSLGAAACRGGHVHVNGERVKAAYSVRIGDEVRLRNEGRERIVIVKRLIRKRVGAPVAAQCYVDNSPPPPPRGAIAPAGLRDRGAGRPTKRDRREMERLRGLAGPPGPSGSPDFGGVPGLGGHGGPGGSGSSRGSGGRGSGRGTPRGSGGPGGSHGSGGRSR from the coding sequence ATGGCTTCCGAGGATGCGGACGAGAACGTGAACGGTGGGTCCGGCACGCCGGACGGGACGAGCCCCGCCCAGGGTGTCCAGCGCTCCGACGCCGATACCGACGCCTCCGCCGACCAGCCGCTCGATCCGAAGACCGCCGCCGCGGTGGCCGCCGCCGAGGCCGCTGGGGCGGCCAACGGGGAAACGGTCCGGATCGACAGCTGGATCTGGGCCGTGCGGCTGATCAAGACGCGTTCCCTGGGGGCCGCCGCCTGCCGTGGCGGCCACGTGCACGTCAACGGCGAGCGGGTGAAGGCCGCTTACTCCGTGCGCATCGGTGACGAGGTGCGCCTGCGGAACGAGGGCCGGGAACGGATCGTGATCGTCAAGCGGCTGATCCGCAAGCGGGTCGGCGCGCCCGTGGCCGCCCAGTGCTACGTCGACAACTCGCCTCCGCCCCCGCCGCGGGGGGCCATCGCCCCCGCCGGTCTCCGCGACCGCGGCGCGGGCCGCCCCACCAAGCGGGACCGCCGCGAGATGGAGCGCCTCCGCGGCCTCGCCGGCCCGCCCGGCCCCTCCGGTTCCCCGGACTTCGGCGGCGTCCCCGGACTCGGAGGGCACGGTGGACCCGGTGGATCGGGTTCCTCCCGTGGATCCGGTGGACGAGGGAGTGGACGAGGCACGCCGCGCGGATCCGGTGGGCCGGGCGGTTCCCACGGATCGGGCGGACGTTCCCGCTGA
- a CDS encoding uracil-DNA glycosylase, with protein sequence MDDSSALARLDRRVADCGACPRLVDWREEVARTKRAAFADWTYWGRPVPGFGPEDARLVIIGLAPAAHGGNRTGRMFTGDRSGDVLYQALHDVGLASQPTSVSIDDGLELYGVRVTAPVHCAPPANKPTPGERDTCRPWLVQELKLLRPTLRAAVVLGAFGWQAALPAFAEAGWTVPRPRPSFAHGTRVALDGLDLFGCFHVSQRNTFTGRLTTEMLREVLRTAADAAGLPRRLP encoded by the coding sequence ATGGACGACAGCAGTGCCCTCGCCCGGCTCGACCGCCGTGTCGCGGACTGCGGGGCGTGCCCCCGGCTGGTCGACTGGCGCGAGGAGGTCGCCCGGACCAAACGGGCCGCGTTCGCCGACTGGACGTACTGGGGGCGGCCGGTGCCGGGGTTCGGTCCCGAGGACGCCCGGCTGGTGATCATCGGGCTTGCGCCGGCCGCGCACGGCGGAAACCGCACGGGCCGGATGTTCACCGGGGATCGCTCCGGAGACGTGCTCTACCAGGCTCTCCACGACGTCGGTCTGGCCTCTCAGCCCACCTCCGTGAGCATCGACGACGGCCTGGAACTGTACGGCGTCCGGGTCACGGCGCCGGTGCACTGCGCGCCGCCCGCCAACAAGCCGACCCCCGGCGAACGCGACACCTGCCGGCCCTGGCTGGTCCAGGAGCTCAAGCTGCTGCGCCCCACGCTGAGGGCGGCGGTCGTCCTCGGTGCCTTCGGCTGGCAGGCCGCGCTGCCCGCGTTCGCCGAGGCGGGCTGGACCGTTCCCCGTCCCCGCCCGTCCTTCGCCCACGGCACCAGGGTCGCCCTCGACGGCCTTGACCTCTTCGGCTGCTTCCACGTCAGCCAGCGCAACACCTTCACCGGGCGCCTCACCACCGAGATGCTCCGCGAGGTACTGCGCACGGCGGCGGACGCGGCCGGACTACCGAGACGACTACCGTGA
- a CDS encoding GNAT family N-acetyltransferase yields MTAEGVVLRRATAADARAAADVWLRSFTAALPTVVRPRTDDDVRDYIRDVVVPLRETWVAEAAGTGIVGLMVLDGETLSQLYLDPDWRGRGLGDRFVTLAKERSPDGLVLWTFQVNEPAHRFYERHGFTAAEFTDGSGNEEREPDVRYVWRP; encoded by the coding sequence GTGACGGCCGAGGGAGTGGTGCTGCGCCGCGCCACCGCGGCCGACGCCCGGGCCGCCGCCGACGTCTGGCTGCGGTCCTTCACCGCCGCGCTGCCGACGGTCGTGCGGCCGCGCACGGACGACGACGTACGGGACTACATCCGGGACGTCGTGGTGCCGCTGCGGGAGACCTGGGTGGCGGAGGCCGCCGGAACCGGGATCGTCGGCCTGATGGTGCTGGACGGGGAGACGCTGTCGCAGCTGTACCTGGACCCCGACTGGCGGGGGCGGGGCCTCGGGGACCGGTTCGTCACCCTGGCCAAGGAGCGCAGCCCCGACGGACTGGTCCTGTGGACCTTCCAGGTCAACGAACCGGCCCACCGTTTCTACGAGCGGCACGGATTCACCGCCGCCGAGTTCACCGACGGCAGCGGCAACGAGGAACGCGAGCCGGACGTGCGCTACGTCTGGCGGCCCTGA
- a CDS encoding RidA family protein: MIRRVTAPGLFPPPTYSHASVVEAGTKLAFLAGAVPLDEKGEVVGPGDPVRQAERVIANLREQLRAVGSDLEHVVVTEVYVVSGEPSVLSAVWEVVEESGLSKGPHSSTLLGVACLGYTGQLVEITATAVVPEREDGSR; encoded by the coding sequence GTGATCCGGCGAGTGACCGCGCCCGGACTCTTCCCGCCGCCCACGTACTCCCACGCCTCCGTCGTCGAGGCGGGCACGAAGCTCGCCTTCCTCGCCGGCGCCGTGCCCCTCGACGAGAAGGGGGAGGTGGTGGGCCCGGGTGACCCCGTCCGGCAGGCCGAGCGGGTGATCGCCAACCTCCGCGAGCAACTGCGTGCGGTCGGGAGCGACCTGGAGCACGTGGTCGTGACCGAGGTGTACGTCGTGAGCGGCGAGCCCTCGGTGCTGTCCGCGGTGTGGGAGGTCGTGGAGGAGTCGGGGCTGAGCAAGGGCCCGCACTCGTCCACGCTGCTCGGCGTCGCCTGCCTCGGGTACACCGGCCAGCTGGTCGAGATCACCGCCACGGCCGTGGTGCCCGAGCGGGAAGACGGCAGCCGGTGA
- a CDS encoding nucleotidyltransferase domain-containing protein, whose protein sequence is MPALPDRVFLSTTADRLASLPAVEAVALGGSRAQGTQRDDSDWDLAVYYRGRFDPGDLRAVGWEGEVSEVGGWGGGVFNGGAWLTVDGRRVDVHYRDLDVVEHELAEAAEGRFRVEPLLFHLAGIPTYLIVAELAVNHVLRGNLPRPAGYPDRLRATAAERWGGTARATLAYAKDNHAPHGRLTETAGAVATAAAQAAHAVLAARGEWVTNEKRLLERAGLRAVDAVLGALRPAPGTLVPAVTEAEAIIAGALRS, encoded by the coding sequence ATGCCCGCCCTTCCCGACCGAGTCTTCCTCTCCACCACCGCGGACCGTCTGGCCTCGCTGCCGGCCGTGGAGGCCGTGGCCCTCGGCGGTTCCCGTGCCCAGGGCACCCAGCGGGACGACAGCGACTGGGACCTGGCCGTGTACTACCGCGGCCGTTTCGATCCCGGCGATCTGCGGGCCGTCGGGTGGGAGGGCGAGGTGTCCGAGGTCGGCGGCTGGGGAGGGGGCGTCTTCAACGGCGGGGCCTGGCTGACCGTCGACGGACGCCGGGTCGACGTTCACTACCGGGACCTGGACGTGGTCGAGCACGAACTGGCGGAGGCGGCGGAGGGACGGTTCCGGGTGGAGCCGCTGCTGTTCCACCTCGCCGGGATCCCCACCTACCTGATCGTGGCCGAACTCGCCGTCAACCACGTCCTCAGGGGGAACCTGCCCCGCCCGGCGGGCTACCCGGACAGGCTGCGCGCCACCGCCGCGGAGCGCTGGGGCGGCACCGCCCGCGCCACCCTCGCCTACGCCAAGGACAACCACGCTCCCCACGGCCGCCTCACGGAGACCGCGGGAGCCGTCGCCACGGCCGCGGCCCAGGCCGCCCACGCCGTACTCGCGGCACGCGGCGAGTGGGTGACCAACGAGAAGAGGCTCCTGGAGCGAGCTGGACTGCGCGCGGTCGACGCGGTGCTGGGCGCGCTGCGGCCCGCCCCCGGGACGCTCGTCCCCGCCGTCACCGAAGCCGAGGCGATCATCGCCGGGGCGCTGCGGTCATGA
- a CDS encoding FUSC family protein, which translates to MSRPAAPPWLAHAFRAQRGPVPWSAVTRGAFAVGPLLLAGVLGGRTSVGVLAAVAAMLAGINDRPGSRRASVKRLGVPALAGAFGLLVGTYAGQGMTAVPLALAFTGLGLVAGGVSAVGPVASAAGTQLLVAVAFGAGMPAAESGWQRALAFLAGAGWLMLLRLALPSPGSPSGDFRFDGERAAVADVYDAIAALLDAAGGPHATARRAALTAALDHAQDALDGPRLRRHASSAAERRLHAQYAAALPLAEAATALFWVGEPVAARASEGPRRLAAAVRGDTAAGPLPAPRVPRAGLHLRAAAPVTPALRALDDALLRAAQAFDRAEGAHHRLIARRRSVRDVARAVFGAGGREYGLRVALCFGGSAAIAQMLHHTRWYGHHQHWYWLPVTAVFLVKPDLGPLASRVLCRAAGTVLGALVFAGLAALLPRPAGLFLLVAVCGALVPVAVRHFAALTAVITVLVLALVMVGGEPQASVSRIGETLLACALVLVVGHLPVPGRRGGAVKARLATAGTAAHAYLAHVLGDPGHPADGAERRTPSGPADLAGRWSQEEPAGRAAWPAKEEPAGRAAWPAGDGPTAGAPAGCDDRPERWALRREAYRTLAEARTAIALAAAELPALARHTEGTDAVAEVLERLVDTTTACAVHLDDTGRLTPRHVRQLRAALTELELQGMRAPAPAA; encoded by the coding sequence GTGTCCCGGCCCGCCGCACCCCCATGGCTCGCCCACGCCTTCCGTGCCCAGCGCGGCCCCGTCCCCTGGAGCGCGGTGACCCGTGGCGCGTTCGCCGTCGGGCCGCTGCTGCTCGCCGGTGTCCTCGGTGGACGGACGTCCGTCGGGGTGCTCGCCGCCGTCGCCGCGATGCTCGCCGGGATCAACGACCGTCCCGGCAGCCGCCGCGCCTCCGTCAAGCGCCTCGGGGTGCCCGCCCTGGCCGGAGCCTTCGGGCTGCTCGTGGGCACGTACGCCGGGCAGGGGATGACGGCCGTACCGCTGGCCCTGGCGTTCACCGGACTCGGGCTGGTCGCGGGCGGCGTCAGCGCGGTCGGACCCGTGGCCAGCGCCGCGGGCACCCAGCTCCTCGTCGCCGTCGCCTTCGGCGCCGGGATGCCGGCCGCGGAGAGCGGCTGGCAGCGGGCCCTCGCCTTCCTCGCCGGGGCCGGCTGGCTGATGCTGCTGCGGCTGGCCCTGCCCTCGCCCGGCTCGCCCTCCGGTGACTTCCGCTTCGACGGGGAGCGGGCGGCGGTAGCCGACGTGTACGACGCGATCGCCGCGCTCCTCGACGCCGCGGGCGGCCCCCACGCCACCGCCCGGCGGGCCGCGCTCACCGCCGCCCTCGACCACGCGCAGGACGCACTCGACGGACCCCGGCTGCGCCGGCACGCGAGCTCGGCCGCCGAGCGCCGGCTGCACGCCCAGTACGCGGCGGCGCTGCCCCTCGCCGAGGCCGCGACCGCGCTTTTCTGGGTGGGGGAGCCGGTCGCGGCCAGGGCGTCCGAAGGGCCCCGGCGGCTCGCCGCCGCCGTCCGCGGCGACACGGCGGCCGGACCGCTGCCCGCTCCCCGCGTCCCCCGTGCCGGGCTGCACCTGCGGGCCGCGGCCCCCGTCACGCCCGCCCTGCGGGCCCTCGACGACGCCCTGCTGCGTGCGGCCCAGGCCTTCGACCGGGCCGAGGGCGCCCACCACCGGCTGATCGCCAGGCGTCGGAGCGTCCGCGACGTGGCGCGGGCCGTGTTCGGCGCCGGTGGCCGCGAGTACGGGCTGCGGGTCGCCCTCTGCTTCGGCGGCAGCGCCGCCATCGCCCAGATGCTGCACCACACCCGCTGGTACGGGCACCACCAGCACTGGTACTGGCTGCCCGTCACCGCCGTCTTCCTCGTCAAGCCCGATCTCGGACCGCTCGCCTCGCGCGTGCTGTGCCGGGCCGCCGGGACCGTGCTGGGCGCCCTGGTCTTCGCCGGTCTCGCCGCGTTGCTGCCCCGCCCGGCGGGACTGTTCCTGCTGGTCGCGGTGTGCGGGGCGCTGGTACCGGTCGCCGTCCGGCACTTCGCCGCCCTGACCGCGGTCATCACCGTCCTGGTGCTCGCTCTCGTCATGGTCGGCGGGGAGCCGCAGGCCTCCGTGAGCCGGATCGGCGAAACGCTCCTGGCCTGTGCGCTCGTGCTGGTCGTCGGACATCTGCCGGTGCCGGGCCGGCGCGGCGGCGCGGTCAAGGCCCGCCTCGCCACGGCCGGTACCGCCGCGCACGCCTACCTCGCCCACGTCCTCGGCGACCCCGGCCACCCCGCCGACGGGGCCGAGCGGAGGACGCCGAGCGGGCCCGCCGACCTGGCCGGGCGATGGTCACAGGAAGAGCCCGCCGGTCGAGCCGCGTGGCCGGCGAAGGAAGAACCCGCCGGTCGAGCCGCGTGGCCGGCGGGGGACGGGCCCACGGCAGGGGCGCCCGCCGGGTGTGACGACCGCCCGGAGCGGTGGGCGTTGCGCCGGGAGGCCTACCGCACCCTCGCGGAGGCCCGTACCGCCATCGCGCTCGCCGCCGCCGAACTGCCCGCCCTGGCCCGGCACACCGAGGGGACGGACGCCGTCGCGGAGGTGCTGGAACGGCTGGTGGACACGACGACGGCCTGCGCCGTCCACCTCGACGACACCGGCCGCCTCACCCCCCGCCACGTGCGGCAGCTGCGCGCGGCACTGACCGAGCTGGAACTCCAGGGGATGCGGGCGCCGGCACCCGCCGCCTGA
- a CDS encoding DUF899 domain-containing protein, translating into MSLPEIVSREQWRAAREELLRKEEAVRRAREALGAERRRLPMVEVDPEYVFEGGDGKATLLDLFEGRAQLVVHHFMFAPEWAEGCPCCAAFLDQVGHLAHLRARNTSFAAVSRAPFTRILPFKARMGWAVPWYSSGHGDFNRDFEATVPSGGDQVERPGVSCFLRDHDRVFHTYSVYDDALDGVGTLAGLLDLTALGRSPVGSDPLRLHDEYEN; encoded by the coding sequence ATGTCGCTTCCCGAGATCGTCTCGCGTGAGCAATGGCGCGCGGCGCGCGAGGAGTTGCTGCGGAAGGAGGAGGCGGTCAGGCGGGCCCGCGAGGCCCTCGGCGCCGAGCGGCGACGGCTGCCCATGGTCGAGGTCGACCCCGAGTACGTCTTCGAGGGCGGCGACGGCAAGGCCACCCTCCTGGACCTCTTCGAAGGCCGCGCACAACTCGTCGTCCACCACTTCATGTTCGCGCCGGAGTGGGCGGAGGGCTGCCCCTGCTGCGCGGCCTTCCTGGACCAGGTCGGCCACCTCGCGCATCTGCGCGCCAGGAACACCTCGTTCGCGGCCGTTTCCCGTGCCCCGTTCACCCGCATCCTGCCGTTCAAGGCACGGATGGGCTGGGCGGTGCCCTGGTACTCCTCCGGTCACGGCGACTTCAACCGCGACTTCGAGGCCACCGTCCCCTCGGGCGGGGACCAGGTCGAACGGCCGGGCGTCAGCTGCTTCCTGCGCGACCACGACCGGGTCTTCCACACCTACTCGGTGTACGACGACGCACTGGACGGAGTCGGCACCCTCGCCGGCCTGCTCGACCTGACCGCGCTCGGCCGGAGCCCGGTCGGAAGCGACCCTCTCCGCCTCCACGACGAGTACGAGAACTGA
- a CDS encoding ABC transporter ATP-binding protein: protein MGKRRGAAESAVSESERLLFGGPLRYDTGWNKHADAFLELNFRAMVARLPGMLLSSLRLARQADPRASWIVLAAEAGRGAAQAVSLLAVNSALGKLLTGPDIARRLHSAAPALVVVAFVMLLAALLRAASVYATGRLEPKVERVATELYLERAANVELAAIEDHAFHKLLDTAQYGARSARRMIGYGTQVVNAMISLVAAAGVLTVLHPALLPLLVTMTLPSAWSALTNARRHYESFHTWVQHARAGQLISSLLTEPGAAPEIRVHGVGPFLLRHFRAMSETAEAEQARLSRLAARTGLIAAAWTGLATLATYATLGALLLSGAMALSVAGTAVLAIRTGAASLDTLVLQINQLHEEALFVGDLERMYVEAAERAIPVGGEALPEDPQEIRFENVTFSYPGDAARPALDDVTLALPLGRIVALVGENGSGKTTLVKLLAGLYTPDRGRILWDGVDAARADRRLLAERVAMVAQDFKRWPFTARVNVAVGRSSVPMTEERLAASIAEAGAGEVVEDLPRGLDTLLARVFSGGHELSGGQWQRLGIARAAYRRGRILIVDEPTAALDARAELGVFEKIRALAGSGQTVVLITHRLASVRHADLVHVLEGGRLVESGTPEELLAGGGVYAELYALQAEQFTMRIPAPKPA from the coding sequence GTGGGGAAGCGACGGGGGGCGGCCGAGTCCGCGGTGTCGGAGTCGGAGCGGCTGCTGTTCGGCGGGCCGCTGCGGTACGACACGGGCTGGAACAAGCACGCGGACGCGTTTCTCGAGCTGAACTTCCGCGCGATGGTGGCCCGGCTCCCCGGGATGCTGCTGTCGAGTCTGCGCCTGGCCCGGCAGGCGGATCCCCGGGCCTCCTGGATCGTGCTGGCCGCGGAGGCGGGCCGGGGCGCCGCGCAGGCGGTGAGCCTGCTGGCCGTGAACAGCGCGCTGGGGAAGCTGCTCACCGGCCCGGACATCGCGCGGCGCCTGCACTCGGCCGCGCCCGCCCTGGTCGTCGTCGCCTTCGTGATGCTGCTCGCCGCGCTGCTGCGGGCCGCCTCCGTCTACGCCACCGGGCGGCTGGAGCCCAAAGTGGAGCGGGTGGCGACGGAGCTGTATCTGGAGCGGGCGGCGAACGTGGAGCTGGCCGCGATCGAGGACCACGCGTTCCACAAGCTGCTGGACACGGCACAGTACGGCGCCCGGTCCGCGCGGCGCATGATCGGGTACGGCACCCAGGTCGTCAACGCGATGATCTCGCTGGTCGCGGCGGCGGGCGTACTGACCGTGCTGCATCCGGCGCTGCTGCCGCTGCTGGTCACCATGACGCTGCCGAGCGCCTGGAGCGCGCTGACGAACGCACGGCGCCATTACGAGTCGTTCCACACCTGGGTGCAGCACGCCCGCGCCGGTCAGCTGATCAGCAGCCTGCTCACCGAGCCGGGCGCGGCCCCGGAGATCCGTGTGCACGGGGTGGGGCCCTTCCTGCTGCGGCATTTCCGGGCGATGTCGGAGACCGCGGAGGCGGAGCAGGCCCGGCTCTCCCGGCTGGCCGCCCGGACCGGTCTGATCGCGGCCGCCTGGACGGGTCTCGCCACGCTCGCGACGTACGCCACGCTGGGCGCCCTGCTGCTGTCCGGGGCGATGGCCCTGTCCGTGGCCGGTACGGCGGTGCTCGCGATCCGTACCGGGGCGGCGAGCCTGGACACTCTGGTGCTGCAGATCAACCAGCTGCACGAGGAGGCCCTGTTCGTGGGCGATCTCGAGCGGATGTACGTCGAGGCGGCCGAGCGGGCGATCCCGGTGGGCGGGGAGGCGCTGCCGGAGGATCCCCAGGAGATCAGGTTCGAGAACGTCACGTTCAGCTATCCGGGTGACGCGGCCCGGCCGGCGCTGGACGACGTCACCCTCGCCCTGCCCCTGGGCCGGATCGTGGCGCTCGTCGGCGAGAACGGCTCGGGCAAGACGACCCTGGTCAAGTTGCTCGCGGGCCTGTACACGCCGGACCGGGGGCGGATCCTGTGGGACGGTGTCGACGCCGCGCGGGCGGACCGGCGGCTGCTCGCCGAGCGCGTCGCGATGGTGGCGCAGGACTTCAAGAGGTGGCCGTTCACCGCCCGGGTGAACGTGGCCGTCGGCCGTTCCTCCGTGCCCATGACCGAGGAACGGCTGGCCGCGTCGATCGCCGAGGCGGGCGCCGGTGAGGTCGTCGAGGACCTGCCGCGCGGCCTGGACACGCTGCTGGCTCGCGTCTTCAGCGGTGGACACGAGCTGTCCGGCGGCCAGTGGCAGCGCCTCGGCATCGCCCGGGCCGCGTACCGGCGCGGACGGATCCTGATCGTGGACGAGCCGACCGCGGCCCTCGACGCGCGGGCCGAGCTGGGGGTGTTCGAGAAGATCCGGGCGCTGGCGGGCAGCGGGCAGACGGTCGTGCTGATCACCCACCGGCTGGCCTCGGTCCGGCACGCCGATCTCGTGCACGTACTGGAGGGCGGGCGGCTGGTGGAGTCCGGCACCCCGGAGGAACTGCTGGCCGGCGGCGGCGTCTACGCCGAGCTGTACGCACTCCAGGCGGAGCAGTTCACGATGCGGATCCCCGCGCCGAAACCGGCCTGA
- a CDS encoding helix-turn-helix transcriptional regulator, translating into MSEPRSAPTVGQVVLGRRLLDLRERAGLKREEAARVLRVAPATVRRMEMAEVSLKIPYLQLLLKAYGVPDDEAELFVQLAEEANRPGWWQRFHDILPGWFSMYVSLEGAAALIRSYEPHFVPGLLQTEDYARGVLKSGAIGQTSPDDIERHVALRMQRQELLTRPDAPRFWAVMDETALRRPIGSPEVMRAQIDKLLEATKLPNVTLQVAPFANGPHPGTYGPFVLFRFAMSELPDMVYSEYLTGAVYLDARAEVATHLEVMDRMAAQAATAQRTKEILRDLRKEL; encoded by the coding sequence GTGAGCGAGCCGCGGTCCGCGCCGACGGTGGGCCAGGTGGTCCTCGGCCGGCGCCTGCTGGACCTGCGGGAACGCGCCGGGCTGAAGCGCGAGGAGGCCGCCCGCGTCCTCCGTGTCGCCCCCGCCACCGTCCGCCGCATGGAGATGGCCGAGGTCTCCCTCAAAATCCCGTACCTCCAACTGCTGCTGAAGGCCTACGGCGTCCCCGACGACGAGGCCGAGCTCTTCGTCCAGCTGGCCGAGGAGGCCAACAGGCCCGGCTGGTGGCAGCGGTTCCACGACATCCTGCCGGGCTGGTTCTCCATGTACGTCAGCCTGGAGGGCGCGGCCGCCCTCATCCGCTCCTACGAGCCGCACTTCGTCCCCGGCCTGCTCCAGACCGAGGACTACGCGCGCGGGGTGCTGAAGTCCGGCGCCATCGGGCAGACGAGCCCGGACGACATCGAGCGCCATGTCGCCCTGCGCATGCAACGCCAGGAACTGCTCACCCGTCCGGACGCCCCCCGTTTCTGGGCGGTGATGGACGAGACGGCCCTGCGCCGCCCGATCGGCAGCCCGGAGGTGATGCGCGCGCAGATCGACAAGTTGCTCGAGGCCACGAAGCTGCCCAATGTGACGCTCCAGGTCGCCCCGTTCGCCAACGGGCCGCACCCGGGGACGTACGGGCCCTTCGTGCTGTTCCGATTTGCCATGTCAGAACTGCCGGACATGGTCTACAGCGAGTACCTGACCGGCGCCGTCTACCTGGACGCGCGCGCCGAGGTGGCGACCCACCTGGAGGTCATGGACCGCATGGCGGCGCAGGCCGCTACGGCGCAACGCACGAAGGAGATCCTCCGGGATCTCCGCAAGGAGCTGTGA
- a CDS encoding DUF397 domain-containing protein: protein MDRIKPRGHVYNGMPARELGSEGWHKPWSGGNGGNCLEAMKLADGRIAVRQSTDPDGPALIYTSDEMTAFIEGAKAGEADFLLS, encoded by the coding sequence ATGGATCGCATCAAGCCGCGCGGGCACGTCTACAACGGCATGCCCGCACGGGAGTTGGGCAGCGAGGGCTGGCACAAGCCCTGGAGCGGCGGGAACGGCGGGAACTGCCTGGAGGCGATGAAGCTCGCCGACGGCCGGATCGCCGTGCGCCAGTCCACCGACCCCGACGGCCCGGCGCTGATCTACACCTCGGACGAGATGACCGCGTTCATCGAAGGCGCCAAGGCGGGCGAGGCCGACTTCCTGCTGTCCTGA